A stretch of the Notamacropus eugenii isolate mMacEug1 chromosome 2, mMacEug1.pri_v2, whole genome shotgun sequence genome encodes the following:
- the LOC140523452 gene encoding olfactory receptor 8K3-like isoform X1 → MYNHAMTKVTEFIFMGITDRPELQVPLFLVFLFIYSVTVVANLGMTILTKIDSHLQTPMYFFLRHLSLIDLGYSTAIGPKMLIGFVVDKNVISYTECAIQLFFFVTLIISELFVLSAMAYDRYVAICNPLLYTVIMSDRMCWILVVIPYLYSTFVSLLIAIKIFNSSFCSSNVIRHFFCDNLPLLSMICSNTSDIQLIILTLSAFNLFSSLLVVLVSYIFILVAIFRMNSAEGRRKAFSTCGSHFTVLVVFYGTLIFMYLQPKSSHSFDTDKMASIFYTLLIPMLNPLIYSLRNTEVKAALKRTLRK, encoded by the coding sequence TGACTAAGGTGACGGAATTCATTTTCATGGGTATCACAGATCGTCCAGAGTTACAGGTCCCTCTCTTTCTGGTGTTTCTTTTCATCTACTCTGTCACAGTGGTGGCAAACCTTGGCATGACCATCCTGACAAAGATTGATTCCCACCTACAAACGCCTATGTACTTTTTCCTTAGGCACCTGTCACTCATTGATCTTGGTTACTCCACAGCCATTGGCCCCAAAATGTTGATCGGTTTTGTAGtggataaaaatgtaatttcttaCACTGAGTGTGCAATTCAGCTATTTTTCTTTGTGACATTAAtcatcagtgagctttttgtGCTGTCAGCCATGGCCTATGACCGCTATGTGGCTATATGTAACCCCCTACTCTACACAGTCATCATGTCAGACAGGATGTGTTGGATACTTGTAGTTATCCCCTACCTCTATAGCACCTTTGTTTCCCTGCTGATTGCTATTAAGATTTTTAATTCATCCTTTTGTAGCTCTAATGTAATCAGGCATTTCTTCTGTGACAACCTTCCACTGCTGTCCATGATTTGTTCTAATACCAGTGACATACAATTAATCATTTTGACCCTTTCTGCTTTTAATCTATTCTCCTCCCTACTGGTCGTCCTTGTCTCATATATATTTATTCTCGTGGCGATCTTCAGGATGAACTCTGCTGAGGGAAGACGCAAAGCTTTCTCCACCTGTGGTTCCCACTTCACAGTGTTAGTTGTATTTTATGGCACTCTAATCTTCATGTACTTGCAGCCCAAATCTAGCCATTCCTTTGATACGGACAAGATGGCCTCGATATTTTATACCCTTTTGATACCAATGCTCAACCCTTTGATATACAGCTTGAGAAATACAGAAGTGAAAGCTGCCTTAAAAAGAACTCtaagaaaatag
- the LOC140523452 gene encoding olfactory receptor 8K3-like isoform X2, whose protein sequence is MDERRVTKVTEFIFMGITDRPELQVPLFLVFLFIYSVTVVANLGMTILTKIDSHLQTPMYFFLRHLSLIDLGYSTAIGPKMLIGFVVDKNVISYTECAIQLFFFVTLIISELFVLSAMAYDRYVAICNPLLYTVIMSDRMCWILVVIPYLYSTFVSLLIAIKIFNSSFCSSNVIRHFFCDNLPLLSMICSNTSDIQLIILTLSAFNLFSSLLVVLVSYIFILVAIFRMNSAEGRRKAFSTCGSHFTVLVVFYGTLIFMYLQPKSSHSFDTDKMASIFYTLLIPMLNPLIYSLRNTEVKAALKRTLRK, encoded by the coding sequence TGACTAAGGTGACGGAATTCATTTTCATGGGTATCACAGATCGTCCAGAGTTACAGGTCCCTCTCTTTCTGGTGTTTCTTTTCATCTACTCTGTCACAGTGGTGGCAAACCTTGGCATGACCATCCTGACAAAGATTGATTCCCACCTACAAACGCCTATGTACTTTTTCCTTAGGCACCTGTCACTCATTGATCTTGGTTACTCCACAGCCATTGGCCCCAAAATGTTGATCGGTTTTGTAGtggataaaaatgtaatttcttaCACTGAGTGTGCAATTCAGCTATTTTTCTTTGTGACATTAAtcatcagtgagctttttgtGCTGTCAGCCATGGCCTATGACCGCTATGTGGCTATATGTAACCCCCTACTCTACACAGTCATCATGTCAGACAGGATGTGTTGGATACTTGTAGTTATCCCCTACCTCTATAGCACCTTTGTTTCCCTGCTGATTGCTATTAAGATTTTTAATTCATCCTTTTGTAGCTCTAATGTAATCAGGCATTTCTTCTGTGACAACCTTCCACTGCTGTCCATGATTTGTTCTAATACCAGTGACATACAATTAATCATTTTGACCCTTTCTGCTTTTAATCTATTCTCCTCCCTACTGGTCGTCCTTGTCTCATATATATTTATTCTCGTGGCGATCTTCAGGATGAACTCTGCTGAGGGAAGACGCAAAGCTTTCTCCACCTGTGGTTCCCACTTCACAGTGTTAGTTGTATTTTATGGCACTCTAATCTTCATGTACTTGCAGCCCAAATCTAGCCATTCCTTTGATACGGACAAGATGGCCTCGATATTTTATACCCTTTTGATACCAATGCTCAACCCTTTGATATACAGCTTGAGAAATACAGAAGTGAAAGCTGCCTTAAAAAGAACTCtaagaaaatag